The genomic stretch ACACATCAGGACCACCTTgatcaaaaaagaaagaaggtacCTGTGACTAAACTAGTGGATTAATCAAATGTTTGGGAATACAAACAGGGTTAAAAGGCGGTTTCATGGTTACATACGTGTAATATAGCCAGAGTAGGCAGAGGAAGAGCCCGTCTTCGAGAAGCGATCATAGTTATGAGCACGCATGTCTTTCAGAACTTGCCGAACTATTTTGCTATggtatttcaaaacaaacaggcaaacaaaaacacagagaCACAAAAATATTATGGTAAGAAATGTATTACTGTTCTGTAGAAATATCAAATTTGAGAGAGGGTGAATTTCCCAGTAGGAAAAAGGGTCTTCAAAACTCTCACATCTTCCCACTAAAAATCTGCCCTAACCCAGAGTCTCTTTTCCAATTTCAGCTACTTCCTGCGGTCATAGGTAGAAAGGTAAGCAGAGGTCTTGCTTGAAAATTAATAGTGTTGAGAAGAAGACAtatttggatttattttcattctagtGCTGTgatgtttaaaatttttctggTTCTCTGGTTCATAACATATAAAAGCAAGGGCCCCACTGACAAAATTAAGACCAACAGATGACATTTCTTACAGTAATGAAAGTTAGATGCCCAATTCTTATTTGTACCTCTGAAAATGTGAACAGCTATTAAACGAATGTCATCGAAATGCAGAGATCTATTCTGAAATGTCAATACTGAAAGTGACACAAAAATCAGGCATCCTTTTATATTCTCCTTAAATTTTACGGCAGTAATTAATGAGAACCTGTGTGTTCTTCATGTTTCTGCAAAGAAGTAAGGAtaagctgtatttatttatactgaACTTAATGTACCTTGAAGGCATTTCAAAGTTAATGATATCTTGGATCATGGAGAGCATGTACTTGTTCATTTCCAGAGGCAGTTCACCAATAGAGAGCAGGATGTTTTTCACTTCCATGTAGGATGGGTTACTGTTTAAGATGATAGCAGCTGCAGTGGTTCGCACTGTCTTTTCGTGGACTTTATGATTCTGGTGGTATATCCTGTTCATTGTTTCCCTCACCTGCTCAGGAAACAGATTATTCAGTCAGTGCTCACACAGATGACTGGGCAAAGTACAGATTGGGATCTCTTTTATAGTATCAGCTTAAGCTAGTTCCATTGCTAAGGCTAatatataaggatatattttcaGCACCCTGTTTTTCGTGGTCCTTTTGGAATGTATGAGACATGTATAGCTCAGCGACCGCATGGGCAAGTGCGGCATCTGTTATGTTCTCTCAGTCACAGTCCAAATACAGCCTTTCGCACTGATTTTCACAGCGGAGCTCTAAATAAGCAGGAGCGCTAAGATCAAAGTACTGTGGCCATGGTAAGACTGAGAGATTTCCTTGATTGTTAAGGGAATATGTACAATATAAAAATCAAGAATCttgtgattttaattttctagaTAGTGCCTGTGGTGGCCTCACATCCCTGAGAAGGTTGTGACACATCTTTGTTAACAGGTAAGTCCATGGAGAGCCATGTAGCCCCCCACCGACAGAACAGCCTCCAGCATGttcactgcagagcagcaaccTCAGtcacagctgccagcagcaggtaTGAAATGGGATGCAGGGTAACGCAGCAGAGGCAGGACCTCATGTTCCGCTATTTTGTATGTCTTCTCTTACTCTCGGAGGCTGCAACGTAAGATGCAGCTATTTACCCTTCTCTTACTTCATTCATTCTCCCTGGCTATGTGAAAGCACAAGGAAGAACAGGGGTTACGCAGGTGCTCAAGTGTTCCTAACGTCTCCTGTACATCACAGAGAAGGCAGTGCTCTTGTGAAGGGAGCCCAGTTTTCCTTGCAGACTGCCTGCCACCTTCAATGGCTGTGTGTGACTCTGGAGCCAAAGGCTGACTAGCACTGGCAGACTGGGAGCTGGGATTTGGCAAGCAGGAAGGTATAGAGTTTTCTGGCTGGAACTGAAGTGCGTATAATAATTTCCTGGAGGTAGAAAAACCATCCATGGggcatctttaaaaagggtggGACTGACAAATGAACTCTGTTAATTTATACTTCATGTTTAATACAGTCTCTTGCACTTCTTTTCTTGGGCAGTATATTTTCTTACCTCCTTGGTGAGAAAAGAAGGATCATATCTCTGTAAGGCAGTGGCAGCAACATTGCTGTTGGGCCCTTCTTCTGACTCGGTGTACTTCAGAAGCAGTGGAATTGCTTCAGGAAGGAGTGCATTCTTCAGTGCCAGCAGGTACATCCTCACATTGTCATCTTTCTTAGCCTTCTCCAGTCGACTTAGAATCAGCCTTTTGGCTTCCACAACAGCCTAAAGAAAATCAACAGCATGTTTAAATGGTGATCATAAGCCTACCTTTTTCCCTTGCTGAAGtaggagggcagggctgggttCTAGCAGAGTTTTTTCAAAGCATCATTGCACTGGGTTAGCAAAGGTGTCATTTGTAAACTGTATGTTGATGGCTTCCTTCAAGCATAACCAAAGTGGCTACAGCTACAGTCACACCTGGTCCATAGATTTATCATTTGCTAGCTGCTCCTGCCCTGATTCAGGGTCACAGGTCTTATTGTGGGCCCAACACGTCCCCACAAACAAAGACAAGGGAAGTGTTCTTTAGTGCTTCATAACATAATGTTATAAGAGTGCTTGACAATTAACAGGGGAAGGAATAAAGGATTCCTAAGGGCCATTGAGGTACTCTGTGTCTTTTCAGCAGTGTGCTGCAATCCTGAACAGCACAGATCCAGCAGGCTGCAGTGCCTTGGCTGATCCTCCTCATCCTCTATCACCAGCACCTATTCTGTCACCATGGTCAAGGTGACAGCCTTCCTCCTGGGTTGTTCCATGCATGTTTGGGCAGAGTTGAGTACTTGAACCAATGAATTCTCCCTACAGAGCTGAAATAACCTAAGGTGATTGCAGATATTAAATAGATCCTGAGTTCACCAGTGCTTCTCTGAGGACATGCAAAGCTTTTGGACAAGTGAGCAAAAGTACTGCTTCTGCTGACAGACTAGGTAGTGAGGAAAAGTTCTGTCAAACAAGGGCAAACTGGAAGAAATCCACAGAAATGGGAAGACACCAGATTAAAGCCTAATGCTGACAAAGTAgatgtcattatttttaaaaaaaattcctctctcTGTCAAATATAGGAGTTTAtgtgcttattttaaaacacgGGGCAACATGCTCCCGGTGTCTCTCATCCTCCCCCAGTAACACCAGCAGGGATCATTCACGTGTGTTGCAGACCAAAATTTGGCCAGCAGGGAACAACAGATACTCACTGGAAGCTTGCAGCCTTCTCTGTCACACAGCTTTCTGATGAGTGCTCCCATGACAATGACAAGAGTTTCTCTGATTTCTTCATTCGCAATATCACCCTTGAACTTATCCTGTTACGCAAAAGCAATGCTGTTAGTCTCTCTGTCTAAATATGATGAACCACAGTCTGTAGTGGGCTGAATACCCTCCCACATTTCCTGTGAACATCAGTGCAATGCAAAGGTAGTGATGACCATAACGGCCCAGGCTCAGGCTAAGCAGAGCACTGCTCTATCATTACATACAATAACTGACTGCCATTTTCCCCTTGAGTTACAGTCTGTCTCTCAAATAGCAGATTCATTGTGAAgctatgtttaaaataaaagcgGTATTAAATGGTTACAGGACTTTGATAAGGCAACAATCAAAAACACTTACATTACTTATGCTTGTTTTCCAGGTAGCAGATATTGCTAACATTTTACAAAGTAAATAGACTTTCAGTCTGGACCTAtgaatttttgttgtttccaGGCTATATGCTACTGGCACACTTAAAGAAATCCCTGGAAGggataaagaaaggaaaactggaaacagcaacagtcatttcttcttctcctttgaCAGGGATAAGACTCAAGAATGTTAACTccactgtatttgtttttcctttgacttACAGTTAAAGATTTCAGGAGCGTTTCACTGGGGTGCGAAGCAAATCCACAGGCATAAAGGAATCGTTCCTGCAGGGCAGAAGTGCTTGCATCCTTAAAGTCAAGAAACTCCAGTATGGCCTCCAGTGATGCTGGGGTCTGAGCGGAGGTTACAGCATCAACTACCTGTGGACTACAAAGGAGTGGAAATTAACATATCATTGTAATGAgctagaaaatactgaaaagacTTTGTGGCATATAGAAAGAAGGAAGCTGAAAGATCTCTTTATTGCAGATAAGAGACAGAATTTTTTACTCTTGCTGGAAAAAACTGTGTTCCAGAATTCTTCTGCCTCAAAATGGTAGATGAACTCCAGAAATTATTGATATGCAtgagaaataatatttgaatTTACGCAAATAGAGGAtcaaaaagtattaaaaaaagagaactatCCAGAGTGTCTTAAAGTTTACAGGTCAAGGttgtaaatggaaaaaagtgttttatttctacatACTCAATGGCAACTAGAGAACAGGCTTCTACATTATCTGAGTTACTCTCAGGTTTATCTCTATTGTTAACAACTGCTATAATTCATTTGAAAGATCCTGTCTGTGTGGTAGGACTCGGAAATGCTTTCCAACTCCCAACTCTATGTGGACACGCTGTTCATGCCCAAACTCTAATATTAGGACAATATCCAGGGATGGCCCATCCCTTTCTTTGATGTATTTCAATTTGAAGGGAAATGGGCAAGTCAAGAACAAGTGTCTCAATACAAGTAATTGGGATGAGAATCTTTGGGGAAGCTACAAAGCATGTTTGCCTTGCATTGTAGATACAATCTTGGTGGTTGAACAGTATGCTACAAATATATTAtattacaaaaccaaacacagctttaccaaaaaaaaaaatccttttcctgtAGATAGTACTGAACACTGGTTTTGCATTGGTAGGACAACACCAGTAGAACTGAATCTGTTTGCATGCAATTCGCCCTTCTGCAGGTTTAAGTAACTTAAACCTTTTGAAAGCATGTTCATGATGACTTACAGAAgttctttattttcacttctaATAATCTGCAGTATCTCCTCTTTCGTAGCTTTTCTGATGTTCTGAATGAAGGACAAAAAGCTTCTTGCTGCTTCAGCTTTGGAAAGTTTTTCAGGATACAAATGTTCTCTGATACTCTTCCAGTGTTCAGAAAGCTGTAAAATAATCCACATTATGTAAAATCTTTCAGATCACGGTTTCAGTTCTCAAACTCAGACTTACTAAATGCAGGTATGTGGGTCAGTTATTGCTCAAATTAGCTGAAATCCAATAGATTGCTGATTCTTTAGCTAAGTATTAATTAATGATATCCCAGCACAAATATCTTTGAAACCTTTCTATAGCTGTCTCTCTTCCAACACTTCAGTATCTTCCTAATAATGTGTGTTGCCTTAAATGCAATCTATTTTGGAGTAAAACATCATTATTTAGACTGTAACCAGAATGAGATTAATTCTCTCTCTTGCAAATTTACTGTGCTTTCTGGTGAATGCAGTGtttgccttctgttttcattttctcctaagtaattttttttttaagtggaagaTGCATAATCCCCGTTCACAagttaataatattttcttagaaGATGGTAATTTTATAAGTGGTTTGTGAGGAACAGGAGTAAAAGTcccagaaataatttccatttcttattCATAAACCTTCATAAGATGGGTGGGATTTGTGGTTATTGTACAAAATAGTAGGTAAGTTGGTATTAGAACAGGTATCGGCTTCTTCATATGTTGTTGCTGTATTTATTCCACACACCACATTTTTGACCTGAATAAGCCAACATGGTACCAAAGCACCTATATCTGTCCTTCCAGATACACTCCTTTAAGAAACTGGTGCAGGTATTTTGACCTTTCCTCTCTCACTTGACTTTGCCTCTGTTATCTCCAATTATCGAGAACATTCCTTGGTGAAAACTCAGCTGTTCTTCACAGCAGTGTTTACTGCAGTTTTCCTGAGTGGGAAATAACACTAGCACCGATTTGACCTTTACTAAAATACTTCCCCTCTTCATGGATCTTGTATTAGGCAATAACACTTGAACCTGCCGGCAAATAGAGGTGTCATTGAGCAGTTCAGAGTGCAACTTCCATCAACTGTAACAAACAATAATTAGGCAACAATGATTGAGACATAGGATATTTCCTGGGGATTAATGACCAGCTGGGAGGAGCTCATGTTCTGAGGCACAGATGGGTCTGTTAACCTCAACTGGTGATTAGTGCTTAGCACCAAGGTCAGTATGGCTATTATAAGCTGAAATTGGAGAAACGTATGGGGCACTTTCTATTCCCTCTGTTGAAGTTGCACCATAGCCTGGCAAAAAATCTCTAACCTCATTAATCTTGTATTTTCTCCTGTGCAGAGCCCAGCTGTGTGGGCTGCTCTTAGTCAGCTTAGCCAAGACCCTAGAGGCAAGCAAGGTGGGAGATGTCAGCTGGAGCCATGTCAAGCAAAAGAGAGTGGAGACCAAGTCTTCCTCTTTGCCGGGGTGCTCTAACCATTCAATTGCTGCAAGGAGCAGCTGCCATCTCCTGCAGAGACCATgactttaaaaaacagcattCACGGTTGACTTTTGTGAGGGGCCTCATTCTCCTAATGTGAATGTCAGGCAGTTTGGATTGAATACCCCAAGGTTTTAGGCGCAGACATGTGCACTTCCACATGGCAACTCAGCCAAACTCAGACATGGATCTCTCTGTCTCTGACAGAGAGGTCAGACCAGAGCTCTTGTGGGCACGCCAGGAAAACTCAGGCCAAACCAAGAGGTCCCAAACTGAGCAGGAGTTGGTTTTGAATGTCAGTGCCTGACAGATGCTTTATCAGCCTACAAAGGTTGGCTGCACAAGGCAGAACAAAAGCACCTCAATTTCAGAAGCGGCGAGCATTCATTCCTGTAGGAACCATGAGCATTAAATCAATGTAAGAACCACAAGCTCTTCTGAAAAAGGCATGCTTTATGATGTCCAAACACAGAAATCTAGGCCTAAAGTTAAATGTGTTGGTCATAACCTCACAGAAGCTAGTGCTGCCATCTGTGAGGCAGGGATAGTAATGGTTATTTCACCAAATTCATAGAGATAGAGATAAGACCtggtataatttaaaaagggttttgaaaacataaaactgTAGGGTGTACCATGTCAATATAGCATTACTGTATACTATGATATATAAGTACCAAATGTTATGTTGCTGCTTTGGATACAGTGTTCTGTTTATAGACCCCATCTTTTCATAGCAGTTACTGTAAAATACAGTGAGACTTCATTCTCATCGTGCCATTAGCTTTATAATGACATAGCTCAGTCCCCAGGCAGTGCTCTGGAATTATACCCTGTGCTTGTTATCCTCGTCTGGAAATTATCTCTATAACTATTATGACAAACTCGGTTCCAAGTGACAAATTGGTCAGCACAAACCCCGATGGGCAGAGTCAGGGAAAAAGCACCTGTCCGTGCTCTGTTTAAGACCCCTTGATATTCCCCACTCAGAACTGCTCCAGCACGCATGCAGcatcatttctgtttcatttcccccaacatattttttaatgctctttGCAGCTCAACAAGCATTAGACAAGATAAATTATTAGAGTGCAATGCTACATCCAAATAACTAGCACAAGTTCCAATATAGAAAGGTATTTGTGCTCATAAGGAGTATATGTGGAAGATTAAAATTAGGTGTGCTGAACAGAAACCTTACCTCGCTTATCAAAAACTGACAGAGAATAATAACGTTTAAATTAATGTTCCTATTCCCTGCTAAATTCATTCCACAATGGTAATAGCATTAAAACTGTTTGTTAACAATCACTGTAGCAATTTATATTTAGTTTATGATTAATAGCATCAGTAAAACAAAAGATGATGCATTTACAGTACGAAGTTCTTAGTCTTTAGAtgtcttaaatataaaaaaccaaggtaatttttttcccagcagaaaaatgagaacagtATTGCACTTGCCAAAAATACTAAAGCCTTTTAAATAACAGACTTCCTTCAGAGTCAGACAGCAAGAAGAGGCTAGATATATTAGCAAAAAACATTTAGCCTGCTTTTAATTTCTAGGAGCAGTTCAGCTCCTCCATGACAGAATTGTTTATAAACACTGGCCAACCGTCTTAAAAGTAATTTGCCACTGCATTACCCAGAGGAAATAATCTGTCAACTCAAGGTTGGCAAAGAtgagataaaacaaaacagtgttgTCTTTTCTAGTGCCCTTGAGAAATACTGTGCTCAATCtttgaaagacagcaaaaaggTCGGTGGTTTTAGAGgtaaatcttaaaacaccctTGTGTAGTGGAGCACTGTTGCAtcactgctgtgctgcccacCCCAGGGCCTATTTTATATTGTTATGTTTGACCTCTCCTAAGCGGGCTGCTCGGACATAAACTACTTTCACACTTGTCCTGCTCAGCTAACTGACCTGACATCAAATAAGCCTGTGTTTACTTACTGAGGGACACTTTTTGCATTCGGATTTGACTGGCTCTGCTACTAGTGGCATGGCAACGTAACTGGAGTCCAAGGTCTTGATAATACTGGCAACTTGCTTCCCAGCGATCAGCCCAGGGCCAGCTTGTACTGACTTCAGTTCCAGTCTCTGCCTGTACATTCATACAGTGAAGACACCGTTAGAGCTCAACGATTagagcagaaatgcagaaatcacagcaagaggaaacaaaaaaccctccacaGACCAAAAATATAGAACACAGACTTACTGAAgcccattttaaaatgttcataacATGGCAAGTCTATGGCTTTTTTAAGGTAACCAGCATCTGATACCAGCAGAATTACTGAGAGGTATGTGTCATAAAATACCTAAATAATAGACTTTCTAAAGTATGGATTTATAGCACCTGACAAACAGCCTTCAGTAACCATTCGcattctgaaatgtttcatatATTTGTTCATAACAAGATCTGGAAATTGAGATTTtgaatgtacatttttttaatatcataaaTCTAAGGAGATGCCTGGATCATTTATTTTGTATGAGTATCTCCAAACTTCCAGTGTTCTGGAGACTGGAGTCTAACACAGATCTAGGTTTCACTGTTTCTGTGCCgcagattttgttttctatatttCTGAACTTTCACATACTAGAAATGGAGACCcatttaaagtatttcttaaGAAATGAGAGGACATTGAAATGGAGCACCTACAGAAGTAATGTGTTGCTTAAAATGTTTTGGCCAATTCCAGCAgtttccatttaatttcttatgaatgtcattatttattatttgcagtATGGTAAAGCCCTTAATCAAAGTTGGACTAGGTACCATACAGATATCAGAGAAACCATAAATCCTTACCTCGAGACTTCAGAGCCTTAGATCTTGATGCTATAAGACATACACATATAACCTGACTTGAACCACTAGTCCTGCTACTATCAATGACAGTCAAATTGCCCAACTTACTTTGAAACTATTTTGGCACTTGTTTTTCGTCGGGAATTCAGAAGCgaaacataattttcttctgccttaaTGGATTTAATGAAACTGTCTTCCAGCACATAAATTGTGGCAGATGTGGCTTTTGTAGTGACAtctaaaatctgaaaacaattaaaaaataaaccacaaaaagGGCTGATCAATAAACAACAGAATAGGAGAAGAGCTCACAGTTCCACATCGGGGCAAATCTCATAATGAATAGAGCCAAATGAGGAAGGTGTATGTGGGTTGACAACATCTCAGGCTAAGCCTACATACCAGGATCTTCCAGGTTCTCAAGAATTCCTTCTGTAACAAGAAGTCACTCGCTTCTGCACCATGTGTTTCAAATTTAATtcataccagaaaaaaaagaggggggaggATGGGACAAAGTTATGAACAGGCTGTAACTGAGAAAATGCCCCATACTACATTtagttaaaaatacactttaaataAGATGAGAGGCTTTTCCACGGGAatgttttctaataaaattGTCATGTTCACAACTAGGAAGAAAGCCAGCTATCTTGCTTGATCTGTTTGTAAACCAGATGAAGCCTTTATGGCAAGTGTGAAAATTGGGAACTCGGTCATAGTGTTAAGGTGGTTTATTAACAGAGCGTGTGATATCTTTGTACTTCTCTGAGCTGAGAAAGGTCAGTTTCTGATGTGGAGAATCTCAGTGCCTTCAGCACATGTCCAGCCAGCACTCAGCCGTAACCACTTAGAAAGGCATTTACTAGTGGTGAGGAAACACTAAGGGCTTCAGTTGCCTCTACAGCACATCTCCTACACTACACCTGTGCCTTAGGGAAGCCTTTGACCTTCCAGGGTTCCATTCAGGAGTCAGCATCTTGCCCAGCATGTATTATGTACACTACATGCTCTGACTTAGCAGCTGGGAAAAAGGTTACAATTGTCACTATGACTTTGACTGTACATAGTGTTTTCctccaaagaaaagcaagcctCTCAGTGATTAAAAATTCAGTACAGCCAGGATAAAAGTGATGTAAATCTGCATAGAaactaaaatatattacagAGGAGATTAAAATATAAGGAGAATTGGTGTGTTGCACTTAATGTCAGCTGAACCAAAGTGGTTTGCACAAGAGGAGAATCTATTCCCTGTTCTCCCCATGGATACTACATAAGAAATTTCTACTAGTAATACTACAAAATGTACATGTagaatttgctttctgtaatgCAAGAAAGGACTTTTGAGAAAACAAGTAACAGGTATTAAGGATATATCTTTAAATAGGcagaacagattttattttgttaaagaaatCATACCCGGTTGTGGCTGGTAAATCCttgtttttctatttcacaGGAGTCCAGGTCTTTTATTTTAGTCACTTGATCTTGCCGCACATGGTAAGTAGTATTGCATTTGCCAGATACGTCCaccttgtaaaaaaaaagagttagaTTAAGACAATTGCTTGAATTTATCTTTGGGACCCTGGAACACCTTCCAAAGATGTTGGAATATTTTACATGAGGTGCTTCACTGCTTAGGTT from Phalacrocorax aristotelis chromosome 4, bGulAri2.1, whole genome shotgun sequence encodes the following:
- the MTTP gene encoding microsomal triglyceride transfer protein large subunit, producing MILLTVLFLCIISTYSASVKGHTTGPSLNNDKLYKFAYSAEVYVDQGKASLQKSAGYRLSSGVDVNLLWRSPDNDDDQLIKITISDVQVETVNERPAAKNIFKGKNTEKIIGKEYLEALQRPIVLELVRGKVKTFYSYQNEPGFTQNIKRGLASLFQLQLHSGAAREVDVSGKCNTTYHVRQDQVTKIKDLDSCEIEKQGFTSHNRILDVTTKATSATIYVLEDSFIKSIKAEENYVSLLNSRRKTSAKIVSKQRLELKSVQAGPGLIAGKQVASIIKTLDSSYVAMPLVAEPVKSECKKCPSLSEHWKSIREHLYPEKLSKAEAARSFLSFIQNIRKATKEEILQIIRSENKELLPQVVDAVTSAQTPASLEAILEFLDFKDASTSALQERFLYACGFASHPSETLLKSLTDKFKGDIANEEIRETLVIVMGALIRKLCDREGCKLPAVVEAKRLILSRLEKAKKDDNVRMYLLALKNALLPEAIPLLLKYTESEEGPNSNVAATALQRYDPSFLTKEVRETMNRIYHQNHKVHEKTVRTTAAAIILNSNPSYMEVKNILLSIGELPLEMNKYMLSMIQDIINFEMPSSKIVRQVLKDMRAHNYDRFSKTGSSSAYSGYITRGPDVSATYSLDILYSGSGILRRSNMNIHVFDRNAELHASQVVLEAQGLESIIAATPDEGEENLDSFAGMSAILFDVQLRPVTFFQGYGDLMSKMFSATGDLINVVKGLILLTDYSQEIQLQSGPRASMEFLGGLAIDISGGMEFSLWYRESKTNVKNRVAMFIAGNTEVDSFFVKSGIETTLEIETTLDFISTVQFSQYPFLVCMQMDRVDYPFRHSMTKYESLPSGRRYTAKRGKAELVAGNEFPLHQENSNMCRKVFGTKSDSSSNWF